One part of the Dermacentor andersoni chromosome 2, qqDerAnde1_hic_scaffold, whole genome shotgun sequence genome encodes these proteins:
- the LOC126541621 gene encoding sorting nexin-14-like, producing MHSYSVIVCHDKFLSSAVVVVLGVAAACVLWLGVLSGVTVICSFICGCVWMRLLKHGHFEVPDLFVTRKRTEKRGPRRRFCDAAGGAADEYALFPWKDLKVPKEVDQALQSFLNGILREYVHVWFRDVSGDQAFVHELRLVLRHLLAALCRRAADVDLVRFITGPVAQAAISHLDAILRSRVVLSDAADQGRLVLSSMGSQVHVAVGSREAEHQYLRLLSESLVLRLLPGRYVKCKSACTLLRELLGNTVLLKAMDVIADPDIVNHLLLLFLDKAPMTILPLDCQRVEFLENFVKAPPSPSHGVRHSRDLQSVLGDPATESSFLEFLQDQGARHLYDFYSALDKFHLRILNPELSPEDRLQLHDQANEIYIEYMAEDTPKRVPLAPGTAEKVHAILERGPDEIIELQKSPLLYAASDCVYSLLEEVFCPLFFESDRYFEVICKVRAIAQVQKGQDRIPGKSWSVAKLGHKLKDAFWATADDGLEEGAPQEAVQCAEEPQVPEVPLITNDSRLKDLTAWRVSIPRTETRVDMQHRHYVAFVVEVQRIDVGNGDSPEDLHWSVVRRHHEFYVLEAKLLEFHGELAVTPLPPRRSPARQQLQACRIVLEKYLQDLLTLPPLRSSELLYSFLRLDVEFTASFLPDIRLGKMFRTVPMRLLKEKGQHLEPFLQTFLASTQQAPPRPRPDFLDAPRRHVRPQRAPLLQKNRQGPPRSSSQLCVQSNTMEFVYDYGVHLADVLFHAAPWLLRLLHALVPLLRCSVQGVTERYLEGKLKQALAPGRLTLIINLLSEAVLREDEPPRTQAQKCARATETRLGMEQFLPDILVRMIGPRYHALAVETVFQAVQQPLLNKQISYVLLDLLVEEMFPEMKGWAA from the coding sequence ATGCATTCCTATAGCGTGATTGTATGCCACGACAAGTTTCTCTCATCGGCGGTCGTCGTCGTCCTAGGCGTCGCAGCGGCGTGCGTCTTGTGGCTGGGCGTTCTCTCGGGAGTGACTGTGATATGTTCCTTCATATGTGGCTGTGTCTGGATGCGCCTTCTCAAGCATGGACACTTTGAAGTCCCGGACTTGTTCGTAACAAGGAAGAGAACGGAAAAAAGGGGACCGCGGCGTCGTTTCTGTGACGCAGCCGGCGGTGCGGCAGACGAATACGCTCTTTTTCCATGGAAAGATCTCAAAGTGCCAAAGGAAGTCGACCAGGCGCTACAGTCTTTCCTTAACGGAATTCTGCGTGAATACGTGCACGTTTGGTTTCGGGACGTTAGCGGCGATCAAGCTTTCGTTCACGAACTGCGCCTTGTGCTTCGTCACCTGTTGGCCGCCTTGTGCCGGCGCGCTGCAGACGTCGATCTGGTGCGCTTCATCACAGGACCCGTTGCGCAGGCCGCCATATCTCACCTGGACGCGATCCTCAGGTCTCGCGTTGTGCTCTCCGACGCTGCTGACCAGGGCCGCCTGGTGTTGAGCAGCATGGGATCACAAGTGCATGTCGCTGTTGGAAGTCGTGAAGCAGAGCATCAGTACTTGCGGCTTTTGTCGGAGAGCCTTGTATTGCGACTACTACCGGGGCGCTATGTCAAgtgcaaaagcgcttgcacgctTCTACGTGAGCTTCTTGGGAACACCGTCCTTCTAAAAGCGATGGATGTGATCGCAGACCCGGACATTGTGAATCACCTTCTCCTCCTTTTTTTAGACAAGGCGCCAATGACCATCCTTCCGCTCGACTGTCAGCGTGTGGAATTCTTGGAGAACTTTGTAAAAGCGCCACCGTCGCCTTCTCACGGCGTCCGTCACTCGCGCGATCTCCAGTCAGTGCTTGGTGATCCTGCGACCGAGTCCTCATTCTTGGAATTCCTTCAAGACCAGGGCGCACGGCACCTTTACGACTTTTACAGTGCGCTTGACAAGTTTCATTTGCGGATATTGAACCCAGAACTAAGCCCTGAGGATCGGCTTCAGTTGCATGACCAAGCAAATGAAATTTACATTGAATACATGGCAGAGGACACTCCCAAAAGAGTGCCCCTTGCTCCAGGGACGGCTGAAAAGGTACACGCTATCCTGGAACGTGGACCTGATGAAATTATTGAACTACAGAAGTCTCCTTTGCTATATGCAGCATCAGACTGTGTGTACTCACTTCTTGAAGAAGTCTTCTGTCCATTGTTTTTTGAGAGTGACAGATACTTTGAGGTTATTTGCAAGGTACGGGCCATTGCGCAAGTGCAAAAAGGCCAAGACCGCATCCCTGGCAAGAGCTGGAGTGTAGCAAAACTTGGTCACAAACTTAAGGATGCTTTCTGGGCCACTGCTGATGATGGCCTGGAAGAAGGTGCACCACAGGAGGCTGTACAATGTGCTGAAGAACCACAGGTGCCAGAAGTGCCATTAATTACAAATGACTCAAGGCTAAAAGACTTGACTGCTTGGAGGGTCTCTATTCCAAGAACAGAGACTAGGGTTGACATGCAGCACAGACACTATGTTGCATTTGTAGTGGAAGTTCAGCGCATTGACGTTGGCAATGGAGATAGTCCAGAAGACTTACACTGGTCAGTTGTACGGAGGCATCACGAGTTCTATGTACTTGAAGCAAAGCTTCTGGAGTTCCATGGAGAGCTTGCAGTCACACCTCTGCCACCACGTAGGTCACCAGCCAGACAGCAGTTGCAGGCATGTCGCATCGTGCTTGAAAAGTATCTCCAAGACCTACTTACTTTGCCGCCTCTGCGAAGCTCCGAGTTGCTGTACAGTTTTCTCCGCCTCGACGTAGAGTTCACAGCCAGCTTTCTGCCTGACATCCGCCTGGGAAAGATGTTTCGTACTGTGCCAATGCGGCTTCTCAAAGAAAAGGGACAACATCTGGAGCCATTTCTACAAACATTCCTTGCATCCACGCAACAAGCACCACCACGTCCACGTCCGGACTTTCTGGATGCGCCCAGAAGGCATGTGCGGCCACAGCGTGCACCTCTGCTGCAAAAGAACCGGCAGGGCCCGCCACGATCATCATCTCAACTATGTGTCCAGAGTAACACCATGGAGTTTGTGTATGACTATGGTGTTCACCTTGCCGATGTTCTCTTTCACGCTGCACCATGGCTGCTGAGGCTTCTCCATGCTTTAGTTCCTCTCCTGCGGTGCTCAGTCCAGGGAGTCACTGAACGCTATCTGGAAGGCAAGCTAAAACAAGCTCTTGCCCCAGGGCGGCTAACACTCATTATAAACTTACTCAGTGAGGCTGTGCTGCGCGAAGATGAACCACCACGAACCCAGGCACAAAAATGTGCACGAGCTACAGAGACACGCCTCGGAATGGAGCAGTTCCTTCCAGACATTTTGGTGCGGATGATTGGCCCCAGATATCATGCTCTAGCTGTGGAGACTGTATTTCAGGCAGTTCAGCAGCCCCTGCTCAACAAGCAGATCTCTTATGTGCTACTTGATCTTCTGGTTGAGGAGATGTTTCCTGAAATGAAGGGATGGGCTGCATGA